Proteins encoded together in one Bactrocera neohumeralis isolate Rockhampton chromosome 4, APGP_CSIRO_Bneo_wtdbg2-racon-allhic-juicebox.fasta_v2, whole genome shotgun sequence window:
- the LOC126757176 gene encoding trypsin alpha-3, translating into MRTTWTLLIFSLWLNHYASNATPLSGTDVEQATDVPSVGDTTNATKPVVSDDDDDDDDDWFNYDGRIIGGLPTSIRNFPYQVSLQYRGQHICGGAIVRPNVVITAAHCVDPSMKVSAFKVRAGSSQHAYGGQLRAVQRILRHEGYSSTTYNLDVALLQLARELIYTETVQSVELATQSAVLSAQAKLFVSGWGLTSETGYVSAMLNYVDVQLIGQETCAQNYKYVVPITAEMFCAGYSNGGKDSCQGDSGGPLVTYNRKVRTLYGIVSWGVGCAQKEYPGVYAKVSALRPWIDEQLADIDKRSGKV; encoded by the coding sequence ATGCGCACCACTTGGACGCTCCTGATATTCAGCCTGTGGCTCAACCACTACGCCAGCAATGCGACGCCACTTAGCGGCACGGATGTTGAGCAAGCCACAGACGTGCCTTCAGTTGGAGACACCACCAACGCAACCAAACCCGTTGTTTCTgacgacgatgatgatgacgatgacgaCTGGTTCAACTATGATGGACGCATCATCGGCGGCCTGCCCACATCCATACGGAATTTCCCCTACCAGGTGTCGCTGCAGTATCGCGGCCAGCATATTTGTGGCGGCGCCATAGTGCGACCGAACGTTGTCATCACCGCGGCACATTGCGTCGACCCATCGATGAAGGTGAGTGCATTTAAGGTGCGCGCCGGCTCCTCACAACACGCTTATGGCGGTCAATTGCGTGCGGTGCAGCGTATACTCCGTCATGAGGGTTACTCCTCGACCACATATAATCTGGATGTGGCGCTGTTGCAGCTCGCACGCGAACTCATCTATACAGAAACGGTGCAATCCGTCGAATTGGCGACGCAAAGTGCTGTGTTGTCCGCGCAAGCAAAGCTCTTCGTTAGCGGTTGGGGTCTCACCAGCGAGACGGGCTATGTGTCAGCGATGTTGAATTACGTGGATGTACAATTGATCGGGCAGGAGACTTGTGCACAGAATTATAAATATGTGGTGCCGATAACGGCGGAAATGTTCTGTGCCGGCTACAGTAATGGTGGTAAGGACTCGTGTCAGGGTGATTCGGGTGGTCCGTTAGTCACTTACAATCGCAAGGTGCGCACACTGTACGGCATTGTTTCGTGGGGTGTCGGCTGCGCACAAAAGGAATATCCGGGCGTCTATGCGAAGGTGTCCGCGTTGAGGCCGTGGATTGATGAGCAGCTGGCGGACATTGATAAACGTAGCGGAAAAGTATAG